ACTTTCATGTTTTTTAAGTGCTTGGATTATTCCTCGCGCAGCAAAATTCATTGGTATAATTTTGAGGCTTTTCGCTTTTCTATATGAATTAATTAGATTGTCTAATTTATTGTTTGATTGTGTCGCTGCAATAGCATTCAAAGGATAATTAAGAGAAACAATACTTCCTAATAGCTCCCAATTACAAAAATGAGTAGTCACAAAAATCACTCCTTTTCCTTTTTCAAAAGCATCGTCAATAACTTCTTTCCCTTTAATAATTATGATCTTATTTAAGTCGTCTTTAGTCCATTTCGGGAAAAAAGCTAATTCTATAAAAGTTGTCAAGATCTGTCTAAAAGTATTGCGAGCAATTAATCTAATTTCAGCATGGCTTTTTTCAGGAAAAGACTCAGAAAGATTTTTTGAAACTGTTTTTCTTCTTATTCCTACAAGATAATAATTAAGATCGCCCAATCTTCTAGCAAAAAATCTAGCCAACTTAAGATGAAG
This genomic interval from Elusimicrobiota bacterium contains the following:
- a CDS encoding lysophospholipid acyltransferase family protein, giving the protein MRKLKYLLQYYAIITTAFTLRSLHLKLARFFARRLGDLNYYLVGIRRKTVSKNLSESFPEKSHAEIRLIARNTFRQILTTFIELAFFPKWTKDDLNKIIIIKGKEVIDDAFEKGKGVIFVTTHFCNWELLGSIVSLNYPLNAIAATQSNNKLDNLINSYRKAKSLKIIPMNFAARGIIQALKKHESVAFLSDQDAGINGTFVNFFGRLTSTPKGTAVFALRQGCPLIFGIIFRDNDKFIASFEYVPKPLLTGDEEKDIQNYTQAYTTMLENYVRKYPDHYYWVHRRWKTRPPSESS